A portion of the Aricia agestis chromosome 1, ilAriAges1.1, whole genome shotgun sequence genome contains these proteins:
- the LOC121727484 gene encoding sodium-coupled monocarboxylate transporter 1-like: MPFTLKEGGFGVGDYVAFGVLCTASCAGGIWYSAVGSRSKAVVDIKDYLLGGRAMSTFPVAMSLIASYVSGVTILGTPAEIYNYGSQYWLVVVGVALSCVIVATVYLPVFCTLRLSSSYEYLELRFNRHVRAVASVLFLLDEVLFLPMVVYVPALAFNQLTGFNVFAVGGIMVAICGLYTVLGGLKAVVWTDSVQTGIMFIGVLLVAAAGTLAAGGVGAVIDTASASGRLDVSNWNLSPYERQTGWGAVVGGTLYWTCFNSVNQTMVQRYIALPSKRKAIIALAIFCAGAMLAISLCVWCGLAAWTAWVQGGCEEAGLPIVDDRLLPAFVTYVAQVQHLPGLAGVFLAGVFGAGLSSLSAVLNACALVAVEDIMHGWLRLRLRPLTDGVIARLVTATLAIVSLLMLIVIAKLGGVLGVATALSAIAASATCGIFTLGMCCWWVGPRGALIGGAAGALVAGATSLGSQAAAAAGLRAPALAVSAVCVLNETMSTAHTPTLDPTTVFPLFRVSYHWIAPLGLATTLAVGAIAGWALDGKEQLRLDAELFTPAVWGCLPRAAHDCRGDTRRAAAAKRLERPAPSSPLMLAAVDKIELSGESS, translated from the exons ATGCCGTTCACCCTGAAAGAAGGTGGTTTCGGCGTGGGCGACTATGTGGCGTTCGGCGTGCTGTGTACCGCGTCctgtgcaggcgggatatggtACAGCGCGGTCGGCTCCCGAAGCAAAGCCGTAGTGGACATCAAAGACTACCTGCTGGGCGGTAGAGCCATGTCTACCTTCCCCGTCGCCATGTCCTTGATAGCTAG CTACGTATCGGGCGTGACGATCCTGGGCACGCCGGCGGAGATCTACAACTACGGGTCGCAGTACTGGCTGGTGGTGGTGGGGGTGGCGCTCAGCTGCGTCATCGTCGCCACCGTCTACCTGCCCGTCTTCTGCACGCTCCGGCTCTCGTCGTCTTATGAG TACTTGGAACTGCGGTTCAATCGTCATGTTCGAGCGGTCGCATCAGTATTATTTCTTTTGGACgaa gTGCTCTTTCTACCGATGGTTGTGTATGTACCGGCGCTAGCATTTAATCAGT tgactgGTTTTAATGTGTTCGCTGTTGGCGGGATAATGGTGGCGATCTGTGGACTGTATACAGTATTA GGTGGGTTGAAGGCGGTAGTGTGGACGGACTCTGTCCAGACCGGCATCATGTTTATCGGCGTGCTGCTGGTGGCGGCCGCGGGAACCCTGGCTGCTGGCGGCGTGGGTGCCGTCATCGACACCGCTAGTGCGTCGGGGAGACTCGACGTTTCTAA CTGGAACCTATCCCCGTACGAGCGTCAGACGGGCTGGGGCGCGGTGGTGGGCGGGACGCTGTACTGGACCTGCTTCAACTCCGTCAACCAGACCATGGTGCAGCGGTACATCGCACTGCCCAGCAAACGCAAAGCTATCAT AGCTCTGGCGATATTCTGCGCGGGCGCGATGCTGGCGATATCGCTGTGCGTGTGGTGCGGCCTCGCGGCGTGGACGGCCTGGGTGCAGGGAGGCTGCGAGGAGGCCGGCCTGCCCATCGTCGACGACCGCCTGCTGCCTGCCTTCGTGACGTATGTGGCCCAGGTGCAGCACCTCCCCGGACTCGCGGGCGTGTTCCTGGCGGGGGTGTTTGGTGCTGGGTTGAG TTCGTTGTCAGCTGTGCTGAACGCGTGCGCGCTGGTGGCGGTGGAGGACATAATGCACGGCTGGCTGCGGCTGCGCCTGCGCCCGCTGACCGACGGCGTCATCGCCCGCCTCGTCACCGCCACGCTCGCCATCGTCTCGCTGCTCATGCTGATTGTTATTGCCAAGCTTGGTGGTGTTTTAG GTGTGGCGACAGCTTTATCAGCGATCGCGGCTAGTGCCACGTGCGGTATCTTCACCCTCGGCATGTGCTGCTGGTGGGTGGGGCCTCGTGGGGCCCTGATCGGTGGGGCCGCAGGGGCACTCGTAGCGGGGGCCACGTCGCTGGGCAGCCaggccgccgccgccgcaggCTTGAGGGCCCCCGCCCTGGCTGTGTCTGCTGTTTGCGTCCTCAATGAAACTATGAGTACTGCTCACACGCCGACTTTG GATCCTACAACAGTGTTTCCACTGTTCCGCGTATCGTATCACTGGATCGCTCCGCTTGGTCTAGCCACGACACTAGCAGTGGGTGCTATAGCGGGCTGGGCGCTGGACGGGAAGGAACAGCTGCGGTTGGACGCGGAGCTGTTCACGCCGGCGGTGTGGGGCTGCCTGCCGCGAGCAGCACACGACTGCCGCGGCGACACGCGGCGCGCGGCTGCGGCCAAGCGACTGGAGCGACCAGCGCCTTCCTCGCCGCTTATGCTTGCGGCTGTTGATAAG atcGAATTGAGCGGTGAATCGAGTTGA